One segment of Brassica napus cultivar Da-Ae chromosome C3, Da-Ae, whole genome shotgun sequence DNA contains the following:
- the LOC125583198 gene encoding uncharacterized protein LOC125583198 — protein MEAASSRGSSVPPERDRDCRYVREDDLSEGKQRGDSVSKNKKIREGDSKEGNLSGAFDLISKESCGGDLKITEVRDGDLKITEVRDGDLREALKAQDRRCLKKYEVEVKTKDGKHKVEIPDEIIIDSTPLWEDFVVGKFLDIAPHIAKVHMVVNKIWSYGELSSKVEVYDVNAVTMRFKIPNPKARETVLKRGMWNIAGVPMIVTKWSPKSEKEKQEENAIPMWVHVRKVPIHMFSWQALCFITSTVGFPVRLHPETIACSNFEEAKIFVNVDVTKALPKEIEFSRDGMEFTAEFHYPWLPARCNICEKWGHTERVCVKNKKEYKQSEGSSVRKSPKVKKDTRENKLEEVLISASKFSVLSLDEAEEGEILPVVPTVVEEEDPGVSYDVLECDLMEDKLLADCDKLKGRVVLQRGGKRVQKPKAQDANLLSTRFNKTLKHSVVSDWVRNKEMLFGSILETRVKETKAEKILNTVFGSWSHMTNYEDSRGGRIWLIWCESVRITPIYKSDQLITVSVGLNDEEEFYYTSVYASNIVEERKILWEDLVHHHNSPMFKNKAWMITGDFNEILEGVENSRFVDLGRLPGGMRDFQRMILQCHLTDMAYQGPLFTWCNKREEGVICKKLDRVLLNEEALHRFNNAYSVFEAGGCSDHMRCKIQLLPPNEKIRRPFKYVNAIGSLPMFLPKIKEYWDGTVPLYHSTSAMYMFSKKLKNLKPLIRELGKEQLGNLSVRAKEAFSLLCEKQSATLTNPSDLAIHEEAVAYDKWLNIAGLEEDFLKQKAKLFWLDVGDQNNKTFHRAIKTRQAQNMILLFEMPSNKSPGLDGFPSEFFKTTWSVIAKDFTVAVQSVFRFGFLPKGVNSTSLALIPKKVDSLEMKDYRPIACCNVLYKVVSKILANRLKKLLPNIITENQSAFVQGRLLMENVLLASELVKDYHRDSITPRCVMKIDISKAFDSVQWMFVLKSLRVLGFPEKYIHWIKLCITSPSFSVQVNGDLAGYFQSSRGLRQGCSLSPYLFVMCMNVLSLMMDKAVGERTFSFHPRCKSISLTHLCFADDLMVFVEGSKESIEGALSVFDEFEVWSGLRISLEKSTIYMAGISEPVKSAILTNFPFAEGDLPVRYLGLPLMSQAMRKYDYLPLVEKIRNKISSWMCRFLSYAGRLQLIKAVLMSIVNFWAAVFRLPSKCIKEVEQLCSAFLWTGPVLKSTNAKVAWKDVCRLKNEGGLGLRDLKEVNKVYGLKLIWRMLSGESLWGKWIRNNLLKGNSFWEVKSKTQMGSWMWRKMLKLREVAKSFYRKELGNGRHTSFWYDSWLDREKLSPEKEDVSLWRGRLGFKQKFSTHETWGLLRNSNISCSWARGIWFAHATPKFSFMAWLSMLDRMSTLDRIAKWNQGINTTCALCKSAPETRNHLFFMCAYTSQIWEHIARGVLCSSYTNVWSEIVSIIGDETMERKRLFCVRYAFQAVLYAVWRERNKIIHGEKLLPLSTLKSMIDKGIRNKITLMRNHGVKGMGELMQFWFLTRV, from the exons ATGGAGGCGGCTTCTTCGCGGGGCTCGTCAGTTCCGCCGGAGAGGGATCGCGACTGTCGGTATGTCCGGGAAGATGACTTGAGTGAAGGAAAGCAACGTGGGGATTCTGTTTCAAAGAATAAGAAGATCCGTGAAGGTGATTCGAAGGAGGGGAATCTTTCTGGAGCTTTTGATCTGATCAGCAAGGAGAGTTGTGGTGGGGATTTGAAGATTACGGAGGTTCGGGATGGGGATTTGAAGATTACGGAGGTTCGGGATGGAGATCTAAGGGAG GCATTGAAGGCTCAGGATAGGCGATGTTTGAAGAAGTATGAAGTGGAGGTAAAAACTAAGGATGGTAAGCATAAGGTGGAGATCCCTGATgaaatcatcattgattctacGCCATTGTGGGAGGATTTTGTGGTAGGGAAGTTCTTAGACATTGCTCCTCACATTGCTAAGGTGCATATGGTGGTTAATAAGATTTGGAGCTATGGTGAACTATCATCAAAAGTGGAGGTATATGATGTGAATGCGGTTACCATGAGGTTTAAGATACCAAACCCGAAGGCTCGTGAGACGGTTTTAAAAAGAGGGATGTGGAATATTGCTGGCGTACCGATGATAGTGACAAAATGGTCTCCTAAGTCTGAAAAAGAAAAGCAGGAGGAGAATGCAATTCCGATGTGGGTACATGTGCGGAAGGTCCCTATCCACATGTTCTCGTGGCAGGCTCTATGTTTTATAACAAGCACGGTGGGTTTTCCAGTTCGACTACATCCAGAGACGATTGCCTGTTCGAATTTTGAGGAAGCAAAAATCTTTGTCAATGTGGACGTCACCAAGGCGTTGCCAAAGGAGATAGAATTCTCAAGGGATGGTATGGAGTTTACTGCTGAGTTTCATTACCCATGGTTACCTGCTAGATGCAATATCTGTGAGAAATGGGGTCACACAGAAAGGGTGTGTGTGAAGAATAAGAAGGAATATAAGCAGAGTGAGGGTTCTAGTGTAAGGAAGTCTCCAAAGGTGAAGAAGGATACAAGAGAG AATAAGTTAGAGGAAGTCCTGATTTCTGCATCCAAGTTTTCAGTGTTGAGTTTGGATGAAGCTGAGGAAGGGGAGATTCTGCCAGTAGTTCCGACAGTTGTTGAAGAGGAAGATCCGGGTGTATCATATGATGTTTTGGAGTGTGACTTAATGGAGGATAAACTACTAGCAGATTGTGATAAGTTGAAAGGAAGAGTTGTATTACAAAGAGGTGGGAAGAGAGTCCAGAAGCCTAAAGCTCAAGATGCAAATCTTTTGAGTACAAG ATTTAACAAAACTTTGAAACATTCTGTGGTTAGTGATTGGGTGAGAAATAAAGAAATGTTATTTGGGAGTATACTGGAAACAAGGGTGAAGGAAACAAAGGCagagaaaatattaaatacggTGTTTGGAAGTTGGTCGCATATGACTAACTATGAAGATAGTCGTGGAGGTAGAATCTGGTTGATTTGGTGTGAGTCAGTGAGAATTACACCTATCTACAAGTCTGATCAATTAATTACGGTTTCTGTGGGTCTGAATGATGAAGAGGAGTTCTACTATACAAGTGTTTATGCAAGTAATATAGTGGAGGAAAGGAAGATACTATGGGAAGATCTGGTTCATCATCATAACTCTCCTATGTTTAAGAACAAAGCTTGGATGATCACGGGAGATTTTAATGAGATATTGGAGGGGGTAGAGAACTCAAGATTTGTGGATTTGGGTAGACTTCCGGGAGGTATGAGAGATTTTCAGAGAATGATTCTACAGTGCCATCTCACGGATATGGCTTATCAAGGTCCGCTTTTCACTTGGTGTAACAAAAGAGAGGAGGGAGTTATTTGCAAAAAGCTGGATAGAGTATTGTTAAATGAAGAAGCATTGCATAGATTTAATAATGCTTACTCGGTATTTGAGGCAGGGGGTTGCTCAGACCACATGAGGTGTAAGATTCAGCTGCTTCCTCCAAATGAGAAGATAAGGAGACCTTTCAAATATGTCAATGCTATTGGGAGTCTGCCAATGTTTCTTCCTAAAATTAAGGAGTATTGGGATGGAACTGTGCCATTATACCATTCAACCTCAGCCATGTACATGTTCTCTAAAAAACTCAAGAATCTGAAACCTTTAATAAGAGAGCTAGGAAAAGAGCAGTTGGGGAATCTCTCTGTTAGAGCTAAGGAGGCTTTTAGTCTACTGTGTGAAAAGCAAAGTGCTACGCTAACCAATCCTAGTGATTTGGCTATTCATGAGGAAGCTGTTGCGTATGACAAATGGTTGAATATTGCGGGATTAGAAGAGGATTTCTTGAAGCAAAAAGCAAAGTTGTTTTGGTTGGATGTTGGGGATCAGAATAATAAGACTTTTCATAGAGCCATCAAAACAAGGCAAGCTCAGAATATGATCT TATTATTTGAGATGCCAAGCAACAAGTCTCCTGGGCTAGACGGATTTCCAAgcgaattttttaaaactacttGGTCTGTGATTGCCAAAGACTTCACTGTGGCAGTACAGTCCGTATTCCGGTTTGGGTTCCTGCCAAAGGGAGTAAACTCTACTAGTTTAGCTTTGATTCCGAAGAAGGTGGATTCTCTAGAGATGAAGGATTATCGTCCGATAGCGTGCTGCAATGTTTTATACAAAGTGGTATCAAAAATTTTGGCTAATCGGTTGAAGAAGCTACTACCAAATATTATTACAGAGAATCAATCTGCATTTGTGCAAGGAAGATTGCTCATGGAGAATGTGTTGTTGGCTTCTGAGTTGGTCAAAGATTATCACAGAGACTCGATTACCCCTAGATGTGTGATGAAGATCGACATATCAAAGGCGTTCGACTCTGTTCAATGGATGTTTGTTTTGAAAAGCTTACGAGTTCTTGGTTTTCCTGAGAAGTATATACACTGGATCAAACTGTGTATCACTAGTCCTTCCTTTTCTGTTCAAGTGAATGGGGATCTAGCGGGGTATTTTCAGAGTTCGCGTGGGCTTCGTCAGGGGTGCTCTTTGTCTCCGTACCTTTTCGTGATGTGTATGAATGTTCTTTCTCTTATGATGGATAAGGCTGTGGGGGAGAGGACGTTCAGTTTTCATCCGCGATGTAAATCTATCTCACTTACACATCTATGCTTTGCGGATGATTTGATGGTCTTTGTGGAAGGTTCGAAGGAGTCTATTGAAGGCGCTCTCTCAGTTTTTGATGAGTTTGAGGTGTGGTCGGGCCTTCGCATCAGTTTGGAAAAATCCACCATTTATATGGCAGGAATTTCCGAGCCAGTGAAGAGTGCTATTCTAACCAACTTTCCATTTGCTGAAGGAGACTTACCGGTTAGATACCTTGGCTTACCTTTAATGTCTCAAGCCATGAGGAAGTACGACTATCTCCCTTTGGTGGAAAAGATCAGAAACAAGATTAGTTCATGGATGTGCAGATTCCTATCATATGCTGGACGTCTTCAACTTATAAAAGCTGTATTGATGAGTATCGTGAACTTCTGGGCAGCGGTATTTCGTCTTCCAAGCAAATGTATCAAGGAAGTGGAACAACTCTGCTCTGCTTTTTTATGGACAGGTCCTGTGCTTAAGTCAACTAATGCTAAAGTTGCGTGGAAGGATGTTTGTCGGTTAAAGAATGAGGGAGGTCTTGGGTTAAGAGATCTTAAGGAAGTAAATAAGGTGTATGGGCTTAAACTCATCTGGAGAATGCTGTCTGGAGAGTCTCTTTGGGGAAAATGGATCAGAAACAACTTACTTAAGGGGAATAGCTTTTGGGAAGTGAAATCAAAAACTCAAATGGGGTCTTGGATGTGGAGGAAAATGTTAAAATTGAGAGAAGTAGCCAAGTCTTTCTACAGAAAAGAGTTGGGGAATGGTCGGCATACGTCATTTTGGTATGACAGCTGGCTGGATAGAG AGAAGTTGAGTCCAGAAAAGGAAGATGTGAGTCTATGGAGGGGAAGGCTGGGATTTAAGCAGAAGTTCTCAACACATGAGACATGGGGGTTGCTGCGCAATTCCAACATTTCGTGTAGTTGGGCCAGAGGTATTTGGTTTGCTCATGCGACGCCGAAGTTTTCTTTCATGGCCTGGTTATCAATGCTGGATAGAATGTCTACATTGGATAGAATTGCCAAGTGGAATCAGGGGATTAACACTACTTGTGCTCTATGTAAGAGTGCTCCAGAGACAAGAAACCATTTGTTCTTTATGTGTGCTTACACTTCTCAGATTTGGGAACATATTGCAAGGGGTGTTCTCTGTAGTTCTTACACCAATGTATGGTCTGAGATAGTAAGCATTATTGGAGACGAAACCATGGAAAGGAAGCGGCTGTTCTGTGTGAGATATGCTTTTCAAGCGGTTCTATATGCGGTTTGGAGGGAGCGTAACAAGATCATTCATGGTGAAAAGTTGTTACCTCTGTCTACATTGAAGAGTATGATTGATAAAGGGATACGTAACAAGATCACTTTGATGAGGAACCATGGAGTGAAAGGAATGGGGGAGCTTATGCAATTCTGGTTTCTTACTAgagtgtga